A genomic window from Streptomyces mirabilis includes:
- a CDS encoding ArnT family glycosyltransferase — translation MSNYAHIRPAPAASAHDGRGTSTSARSLPAWAAPAALGTVLVLAAVLYGWALGSLGWGNSYYSAAVKSMGKSWTNFLFGSFDPAGVITVDKPPAALWPQVISSKIFGMHGWALILPQVFEGVAGVLVLHRTVRRWAGEGAALIAALVLTLTPITVAINRDNNPDTLLVLLLVSAAYALTRALQAEGRAATWWLCASGFLIGCGFLTKMLAAWMVIPAFAVAWLVGGSGPWIPRVRRLLGAGAVLAASSLWWVAMVALWPGDRPYIGGSKDGSAWDLVIGYNGLGRVFGSSDGTPQTMGGFAGGFGGQSGLGRLFGAQVGGQISWLLPVCALALVVAVAGAVLRRRGGLPDSAVLPTSGWLLWGTWLVVCGAVFSTQKGIFHPYYTTQLAPAIAALCGGLMAALVRIHRAGLRWAPLVGVAAVVVSVAWAVALVRREPDWNGWLVWPVLLVGCAAVVLLVLSRRRGRLLTVAGCVAVASVLLAPGAWAVTVPGSTNTGGSNPTAGPLTFGFGGGGGMPRQGPNGGDLPSGMPSGMPSNMPGFPGGDASSGQTGEPPTGGVSSSMPTGGASGMPGAPGETGSNPRGTPSFPGVGSGGTPGGRGGFGSGELTADQRKIVQYAVEHAPDARIKLAVEGGALNASAFILGTDETVIGMGGFTNSDNAPSVAQLEKWTKDGELRYILGSDTNGGGVPGLSGGYTKQRSDWIADHCTKVPASAYGGTSGTSSQQDGGGAMGSGGGNVLYDCAAK, via the coding sequence ATGAGCAACTATGCGCACATCAGGCCCGCGCCGGCGGCATCGGCACACGACGGGAGGGGTACGAGTACGTCCGCCCGCTCGCTGCCCGCCTGGGCGGCACCCGCGGCGCTCGGAACCGTCCTCGTGCTCGCGGCCGTCCTGTACGGCTGGGCACTGGGCTCCCTGGGGTGGGGCAACAGCTACTACTCGGCGGCCGTGAAGTCGATGGGGAAGAGCTGGACCAACTTCCTCTTCGGCTCCTTCGACCCGGCCGGCGTGATCACGGTCGACAAGCCCCCGGCCGCGCTGTGGCCGCAGGTGATCAGCAGCAAGATCTTCGGGATGCACGGCTGGGCGCTGATCCTGCCGCAGGTGTTCGAAGGTGTGGCCGGGGTGCTGGTGCTGCACCGCACCGTGCGCCGCTGGGCGGGGGAGGGAGCGGCGCTGATCGCGGCTCTGGTGCTCACCCTGACGCCCATCACCGTGGCCATCAACCGGGACAACAACCCGGACACGCTGCTGGTCCTGCTGCTGGTGTCGGCGGCGTACGCGCTCACCCGTGCGCTGCAGGCCGAGGGCCGGGCCGCGACCTGGTGGCTGTGCGCGAGCGGCTTCCTGATCGGGTGCGGATTCCTCACCAAAATGCTCGCCGCCTGGATGGTCATCCCCGCGTTCGCCGTCGCCTGGCTCGTGGGAGGAAGCGGCCCCTGGATACCGCGAGTGCGGCGTCTGCTGGGCGCGGGAGCCGTCCTGGCGGCGTCCTCCCTGTGGTGGGTCGCCATGGTCGCCCTGTGGCCGGGCGACCGCCCCTACATCGGCGGCAGCAAGGACGGCTCGGCCTGGGACCTCGTGATCGGCTACAACGGACTGGGGAGGGTCTTCGGCTCCAGCGACGGAACGCCCCAGACGATGGGCGGATTCGCCGGGGGATTCGGCGGTCAGTCCGGTCTGGGCCGGCTGTTCGGCGCACAGGTGGGCGGTCAGATCAGCTGGCTGCTGCCGGTCTGCGCGCTGGCCCTGGTCGTCGCCGTCGCCGGGGCGGTACTGCGCCGACGCGGCGGACTGCCCGACTCCGCCGTACTGCCGACCTCCGGCTGGCTGCTGTGGGGAACCTGGCTGGTGGTCTGCGGGGCCGTGTTCTCGACCCAGAAGGGCATCTTCCACCCGTACTACACCACTCAGCTCGCCCCGGCGATCGCCGCCCTGTGCGGCGGACTGATGGCTGCCCTCGTCCGCATCCACCGCGCCGGCCTGCGCTGGGCGCCTCTGGTCGGCGTAGCCGCGGTCGTGGTGAGCGTCGCCTGGGCCGTGGCGCTGGTTCGCCGTGAGCCCGACTGGAACGGCTGGCTGGTGTGGCCCGTGCTGCTGGTCGGTTGCGCCGCGGTCGTCCTGCTGGTGCTGTCACGTCGCCGTGGCCGTCTGCTGACGGTTGCCGGTTGCGTCGCGGTCGCATCGGTTCTGCTGGCGCCGGGAGCCTGGGCGGTGACCGTGCCCGGCTCGACCAACACGGGGGGCTCCAACCCGACGGCAGGTCCACTGACGTTCGGATTCGGCGGAGGCGGTGGCATGCCCCGGCAGGGTCCGAACGGTGGAGACCTTCCCTCGGGCATGCCGTCCGGGATGCCGTCGAACATGCCGGGCTTCCCCGGCGGTGACGCCTCTTCGGGACAGACTGGTGAGCCCCCGACCGGCGGAGTGTCTTCCAGCATGCCCACAGGGGGAGCAAGCGGTATGCCCGGTGCACCCGGGGAAACGGGCTCGAACCCCCGCGGCACACCCTCGTTCCCGGGCGTCGGCTCGGGAGGGACCCCTGGTGGGCGCGGCGGCTTCGGTAGTGGGGAGCTCACCGCCGACCAGCGCAAGATCGTCCAGTACGCCGTCGAGCACGCACCCGACGCACGCATCAAGCTCGCCGTCGAGGGCGGAGCCCTCAACGCCAGCGCTTTCATCCTGGGCACCGACGAGACCGTGATCGGTATGGGCGGCTTCACCAACAGCGACAACGCGCCGTCGGTGGCGCAGTTGGAGAAGTGGACCAAGGACGGCGAACTACGCTACATCCTGGGTTCCGACACGAACGGCGGCGGCGTGCCGGGCCTGTCCGGCGGATACACCAAGCAGCGCTCCGACTGGATCGCCGACCATTGCACCAAGGTTCCGGCGTCGGCATACGGCGGCACCTCCGGCACGTCGTCACAGCAAGACGGCGGCGGTGCGATGGGATCCGGGGGAGGCAACGTGCTCTACGACTGCGCCGCGAAGTAG
- a CDS encoding response regulator transcription factor produces the protein MTEQPAAARPRHRLLVVEDEPSIRTLLEATLRLTGYEVSSTDTGQAALLEVERLKPHLVLLDVMLPDLDGFEVTRRLRAAGNDCPILFLTARTGTDDRITGLSAGGDDYVAKPFSIEEVLLRIEAILRRTAPAAEWQAVQSVLRYADLELDEGAHEVHRAGQYIALSPTEFKLLAYLLSNAGQVVSKVQILDHVWSYDFAGDSRIIETYVRYLRRKIDCFEPPLIHTVRGVGYCLRLPRDHAGTSGQ, from the coding sequence ATGACCGAGCAGCCCGCAGCCGCGCGGCCGCGACATCGGCTCCTCGTGGTCGAGGACGAGCCCAGCATTCGCACCCTGCTGGAGGCAACGCTTCGCCTGACCGGATACGAGGTGAGCAGCACCGACACCGGACAGGCGGCCCTCCTGGAGGTCGAACGCCTAAAACCGCATCTGGTGCTGCTGGACGTGATGCTGCCCGACCTGGATGGCTTCGAGGTGACCCGCAGGCTGCGGGCGGCAGGCAACGACTGTCCGATTCTGTTCCTGACCGCCCGCACCGGCACCGACGATCGCATCACCGGTCTCAGTGCCGGCGGGGACGACTACGTTGCCAAACCCTTCAGCATCGAGGAGGTGTTGCTGCGCATCGAGGCCATTCTGCGTCGCACGGCGCCGGCCGCCGAATGGCAGGCGGTGCAGAGCGTTCTGCGCTACGCCGACCTCGAACTCGACGAGGGCGCCCACGAGGTGCACCGCGCAGGGCAGTACATCGCCCTGTCTCCCACCGAGTTCAAGCTCCTGGCCTATCTCCTGTCGAACGCGGGCCAGGTGGTGAGCAAGGTTCAGATCCTCGACCACGTCTGGAGCTACGACTTCGCTGGCGACTCCCGGATCATCGAAACGTACGTCAGGTACCTGCGCAGGAAGATCGATTGCTTCGAGCCGCCACTGATCCACACCGTGCGCGGCGTCGGCTACTGCCTGCGGCTTCCTCGCGACCACGCAGGGACGTCGGGCCAGTGA
- a CDS encoding sensor histidine kinase, with amino-acid sequence MTRFLPRPPKSVRRRLILGATLLATAAVLTSQAIGYVVLRSWLLDRVDEQLVEFHPPAPAYDDALQGRLPHSGERPDVLPSDFHIYFYDSSGRRLNNSLGSETKPGPRLADHAEDLGLQDGHPETVPAISGDGRWRVLLNPGPDGMSAVVTLPLDTVDGATSKLLWLNAVLLAVTIVALIALGRWVVRLGLLPLTRMERTAQDITAGRLDLRLADTDARTEVGRLGRVLNSMLDRLQKALLAREASEARLRRFVADAGHELRTPLTAIQGYAQLALRPEPRSALERHEANRFIAQNAERMSLLVDDLQLLATLDKEPSYRRERVDLLSLAADAVSAAAVHSESHPVDLGPLHAPSDPTGAEELDVAETVGDPHRLRQIVENLLSNARTHTPPGTRVHVRVGTTEAGPGTGGTDRPGRTTASPPLSEGLPISVIEVSDEGPGLEPVDAELVFERFYRADPARSRIHGGSGLGLAIAATIAEGHGGRLELDTTPGRGCTFRLVLPATDFGQEPR; translated from the coding sequence GTGACCCGGTTCCTGCCCCGGCCGCCCAAGTCGGTGCGACGGCGCCTCATCCTCGGCGCCACTCTGCTCGCCACCGCGGCAGTCCTGACCTCCCAGGCGATCGGATACGTGGTGCTTCGCTCCTGGCTGCTGGACCGGGTCGACGAGCAGCTCGTCGAGTTCCATCCACCGGCTCCCGCCTATGACGACGCGCTCCAAGGCAGGCTCCCGCACTCGGGAGAACGCCCGGACGTGCTTCCCTCGGACTTCCACATCTACTTCTACGACTCCTCCGGGCGCCGTCTGAACAACTCCCTGGGCTCCGAGACCAAGCCAGGACCTCGGTTGGCCGATCACGCGGAGGACCTCGGGCTGCAGGACGGGCACCCCGAAACCGTGCCCGCCATCAGTGGTGACGGCCGCTGGCGGGTACTGCTGAACCCCGGTCCGGACGGCATGAGCGCGGTGGTCACCCTTCCGCTCGACACCGTCGACGGTGCCACATCGAAGCTCCTATGGCTGAACGCCGTGCTGCTCGCCGTCACGATCGTCGCCCTGATCGCCCTGGGCCGGTGGGTGGTTCGCCTGGGGCTGCTGCCTCTGACCAGAATGGAACGGACGGCTCAGGACATCACCGCAGGCCGGCTCGATCTGCGTTTGGCAGACACCGATGCGCGTACCGAGGTCGGACGACTCGGCCGGGTCCTGAACTCCATGCTCGACCGCCTGCAGAAGGCGCTGCTGGCCCGGGAGGCCTCGGAGGCCCGCCTTCGCCGGTTCGTCGCCGACGCCGGGCACGAATTGCGCACTCCGCTCACCGCCATCCAGGGCTATGCCCAACTCGCCCTGCGCCCCGAACCGCGCTCGGCCCTCGAACGACACGAGGCCAACCGGTTCATCGCACAGAACGCGGAACGCATGAGTCTGCTCGTGGACGACCTCCAGTTGCTCGCGACCCTGGACAAAGAACCTTCCTACCGCAGGGAGCGGGTCGACCTGCTGTCCCTCGCGGCGGACGCCGTCAGCGCCGCCGCCGTCCACAGCGAGTCCCACCCCGTCGACCTCGGCCCGCTGCACGCCCCGTCCGATCCCACCGGGGCCGAGGAGCTCGACGTCGCGGAGACCGTCGGTGATCCGCACCGATTGCGTCAGATCGTGGAGAACCTGCTCTCCAACGCCCGCACCCACACCCCGCCGGGCACCCGCGTCCACGTCCGCGTCGGCACGACCGAGGCGGGTCCCGGAACCGGAGGCACGGACCGACCCGGACGCACCACCGCTTCACCGCCTCTGTCGGAGGGCCTGCCGATCAGCGTGATCGAGGTGTCGGACGAAGGGCCGGGCCTCGAACCCGTCGACGCCGAGCTCGTCTTCGAGCGCTTCTACCGAGCCGACCCCGCCCGCTCCCGCATCCACGGCGGCAGCGGCCTCGGCCTGGCCATCGCCGCGACCATCGCCGAGGGCCACGGCGGCCGCCTCGAACTCGACACGACCCCCGGCCGCGGCTGCACCTTCCGCCTGGTTCTGCCCGCAACCGACTTCGGCCAGGAACCCCGCTGA